From Cecembia calidifontis, one genomic window encodes:
- a CDS encoding HisA/HisF-related TIM barrel protein translates to MFDLIPSIWLIDGKCVRLKRGDFTTQEVISNNPLEIAQAFEDHGIRWLHLVDLDGARRGEPKNYHILEAIAGYTNLKVDFTGGVSTDGDVLKCFEFGAFSITAASVAALYPERFAQWIMSYGREKIFLAADTNPADHKIKVRGWTKKTEIDLFDHIEFFYDRGLKYLKCSDVTRDGVMEGPNFELYQEIIDKFPNIHLAASGGVRNIDDFKRLKDMGVTAVVFGRAYYEGIITLKDLDKFMAEHGQE, encoded by the coding sequence ATGTTTGATCTGATTCCATCCATTTGGTTGATAGACGGAAAGTGTGTCCGTTTAAAAAGAGGTGATTTTACTACCCAAGAAGTTATTTCCAATAATCCCTTAGAGATAGCACAAGCATTTGAAGATCACGGAATAAGATGGTTGCATTTAGTGGATTTGGATGGGGCCAGGAGAGGGGAACCTAAAAACTACCACATCTTGGAGGCCATAGCAGGCTATACCAACTTAAAGGTTGACTTTACAGGAGGGGTTTCTACGGATGGAGATGTTCTGAAATGTTTTGAGTTTGGAGCCTTTTCTATAACTGCCGCTTCAGTCGCTGCCTTGTATCCAGAGAGATTTGCCCAATGGATCATGTCTTATGGAAGGGAAAAAATCTTTCTCGCTGCTGATACCAATCCTGCGGATCACAAAATCAAGGTGAGAGGATGGACCAAAAAGACCGAAATTGATTTGTTTGACCATATAGAGTTTTTTTATGACAGAGGTCTGAAATACTTGAAATGTTCTGATGTGACCCGGGATGGTGTAATGGAGGGGCCGAACTTTGAACTGTATCAGGAAATCATTGATAAATTCCCTAATATTCATTTGGCTGCTAGTGGGGGGGTAAGAAATATTGATGACTTCAAGCGATTGAAGGATATGGGAGTTACCGCTGTGGTATTTGGAAGGGCTTATTACGAGGGAATAATTACCTTAAAGGATCTCGATAAATTTATGGCCGAACATGGTCAGGAATAG
- a CDS encoding IS4 family transposase encodes MSNITLFSQIIKKIERSIFKKLVEEKQTDKGCKGFDSWTHLVSMLFCHFAKSTSVRDISNGLRSATGNLNHLGIAKAPSKSSISYQNKRRDSDLFKELYYGLLKHLGQQASLSRVKLRIKAPVYLLDSTVVSLCLSMFDWATFRTKKGAVKMHTLLDYDGKLPVYVNITEGSMADNKGAYDIPLEKGSVIVADRYYNDFPMLNIWDSKGVFFVIRHKDNLKFSTINERRLPENTAQEVLIDEEIELVNPQSKVKYPGKLRRVAVWDEKNRQTVELITNNFKWSAKTIGDLYRCRWEIEIFFRDIKQLLHIKTFIGTSKNAVMIQIWTALITILLLKVMKATAKFGWHLSNLVAFIRLNIFVKIELQKWLDKPFEDHEKPPQKSQQGVLFPDYR; translated from the coding sequence ATGAGTAATATTACATTGTTTTCTCAGATTATTAAAAAAATCGAGCGTTCAATTTTCAAGAAACTGGTTGAAGAGAAGCAAACGGACAAGGGCTGCAAAGGCTTTGACAGCTGGACGCATTTGGTTTCCATGCTTTTTTGCCATTTTGCCAAAAGTACTTCTGTAAGGGATATTTCAAACGGCCTGCGTTCGGCCACGGGGAACCTCAACCATCTGGGGATTGCCAAGGCACCATCCAAGTCCAGTATCAGTTATCAGAACAAGCGCAGGGACTCTGACCTGTTCAAGGAGCTGTATTACGGGCTTCTGAAGCATTTAGGACAGCAGGCGTCCCTGAGCAGGGTAAAACTACGGATCAAGGCTCCCGTCTATCTGCTCGACTCCACGGTGGTAAGTCTTTGCCTTTCGATGTTTGACTGGGCAACCTTCAGGACCAAAAAGGGTGCTGTAAAGATGCATACGCTTCTGGACTATGACGGGAAACTCCCTGTTTATGTGAATATTACAGAAGGAAGTATGGCAGACAATAAAGGCGCTTATGATATTCCTTTGGAGAAAGGATCCGTTATAGTGGCGGACCGCTATTACAATGACTTTCCGATGCTCAACATTTGGGACAGCAAGGGGGTCTTTTTCGTCATAAGGCACAAGGATAACCTTAAGTTCAGCACAATCAATGAACGTCGACTCCCTGAAAATACTGCACAGGAAGTACTGATAGACGAAGAAATTGAACTGGTAAACCCGCAGTCAAAAGTGAAGTACCCCGGAAAACTCAGAAGAGTGGCTGTATGGGACGAAAAAAACCGACAGACCGTCGAACTGATTACCAATAACTTCAAATGGTCAGCAAAGACAATCGGTGATCTTTACCGGTGCCGATGGGAGATTGAGATCTTCTTCAGGGACATCAAGCAGTTACTCCATATCAAAACCTTTATCGGAACATCGAAAAATGCCGTGATGATCCAGATATGGACCGCGCTGATCACCATTCTGCTCCTAAAAGTGATGAAGGCAACCGCTAAATTCGGATGGCATCTGTCCAATCTGGTTGCATTTATCAGACTGAACATATTCGTTAAAATAGAGCTGCAAAAGTGGCTGGACAAACCCTTTGAAGACCATGAAAAACCTCCTCAAAAAAGCCAACAGGGGGTTCTATTTCCGGATTACAGATAA
- a CDS encoding WD40/YVTN/BNR-like repeat-containing protein: protein MRLVYLLLFLFLFYSCSAGEKRQKIEKPKGWEVIETPVTTSLRGLSPLTERIIWASGSNGTWLRTLDAGQSWEHGVIAGMDSVDFRDIEGFDASTAVAMSSGQPAVIYRTEDGGKSWQEVYRGSNDDFFDGMAFFKTHGYVIGDEVGGRWKILVSRDSGKHWEILETSPKAQKGSGSFAASGSGIIVDEDEIWFASGGIESYIFYSSDGGIRWEEFGTPILQGEKSQGIFSLTRVDDNLLIGVGGDYLQPDLAEKNAIISLHNGMDWALITGKLPSGYRSGVAYFPFHHWLITVGPNGTDFSKNSGMDWEKFSDEAFHAVFVDKSFSSVWASGPNGKIGRLLY, encoded by the coding sequence ATGCGCTTAGTTTACTTACTGTTGTTCCTATTTCTTTTTTATTCCTGTAGTGCTGGAGAAAAAAGACAAAAGATTGAAAAGCCTAAAGGCTGGGAGGTGATAGAAACACCTGTCACCACCTCCTTAAGGGGGCTTTCTCCATTAACCGAAAGGATTATTTGGGCTTCCGGATCCAATGGAACCTGGCTTCGTACTTTGGATGCAGGACAGTCTTGGGAACATGGTGTGATTGCAGGAATGGATTCGGTGGACTTTAGAGATATAGAAGGATTTGATGCCTCTACAGCAGTTGCCATGTCCTCAGGCCAACCTGCCGTGATTTACAGGACTGAGGATGGAGGCAAATCTTGGCAAGAGGTTTATAGAGGCAGTAATGATGATTTTTTTGATGGGATGGCTTTTTTCAAAACTCATGGTTATGTCATTGGAGATGAGGTTGGAGGGAGATGGAAAATTTTGGTTTCACGAGATTCAGGTAAGCATTGGGAGATTTTGGAAACAAGCCCAAAAGCACAAAAAGGTAGTGGATCATTTGCTGCAAGTGGCTCAGGAATTATTGTGGATGAAGATGAGATTTGGTTTGCCAGCGGAGGCATTGAGAGTTATATCTTCTATTCTTCTGATGGAGGGATCAGATGGGAAGAATTTGGAACCCCAATTCTTCAGGGAGAAAAATCCCAAGGTATATTTTCATTGACAAGGGTCGATGATAATTTATTGATAGGGGTTGGTGGAGATTACCTACAACCTGACCTTGCCGAGAAAAACGCCATCATTTCGCTGCATAATGGAATGGATTGGGCTTTGATAACCGGTAAATTGCCTTCAGGATACCGTTCAGGTGTCGCCTATTTTCCTTTTCATCATTGGCTGATCACTGTCGGACCGAATGGAACTGATTTTTCGAAAAATTCAGGAATGGATTGGGAAAAGTTTTCGGATGAAGCATTTCATGCAGTCTTTGTGGATAAATCCTTTAGCAGTGTTTGGGCTTCAGGTCCTAATGGGAAAATTGGGCGTTTATTATATTAA
- a CDS encoding hydroxypyruvate isomerase family protein → MQRRNFIKSLGLGSALAFTAAGTSFGKTAKTPLSKATFNLDYAPHFGMFKAHSGDDLVDQLKFMADQGFRSLEDNGLLARSVEDQNRIGKTLEQLGMRMGVFVVDGGDNWKISLTTGKQEFIDNFVHTCKRSVEAAKRVNAKWATVVPGFFERRLPIGIQTGNVIEALKRGADVFEPHGLVMVLEPLSDTPELFLRHSDQTYAICKAVDSPACKILYDIYHMQRNEGNLIPNMDACWDEIAYIQIGDNPGRKEPGTGEINYLNVFKHIDKKGYKGILGMEHGNAGPGKEGEEALIAAYRKVDQFK, encoded by the coding sequence ATGCAGAGAAGGAATTTCATAAAGAGCTTGGGTCTGGGAAGTGCTCTGGCTTTTACGGCAGCAGGGACTTCTTTTGGTAAGACAGCCAAGACCCCTCTTTCCAAAGCTACTTTTAACCTGGATTATGCGCCTCATTTTGGGATGTTTAAAGCCCATTCCGGGGATGATTTGGTAGACCAGTTAAAATTCATGGCTGATCAGGGATTCAGGTCTTTAGAGGACAATGGCTTGTTGGCCAGGTCCGTGGAAGATCAAAACCGTATTGGAAAAACCTTGGAGCAGTTAGGGATGCGAATGGGGGTATTTGTGGTGGATGGCGGAGATAATTGGAAAATCTCTCTCACTACCGGGAAACAGGAATTTATTGACAATTTCGTCCATACCTGTAAGCGTTCCGTTGAAGCGGCCAAAAGGGTCAATGCCAAATGGGCAACTGTTGTTCCTGGATTCTTTGAAAGGCGGTTGCCAATTGGGATTCAGACAGGAAATGTGATTGAGGCTCTGAAAAGAGGTGCTGATGTATTTGAACCTCATGGTTTGGTGATGGTCTTGGAACCTCTGAGTGATACGCCTGAGCTTTTCCTGAGACATTCTGATCAAACTTATGCCATTTGTAAGGCTGTGGACAGTCCTGCGTGCAAAATTTTGTATGATATCTACCACATGCAAAGAAATGAGGGGAACCTGATTCCCAATATGGATGCTTGTTGGGACGAAATTGCCTATATTCAGATCGGTGATAATCCAGGAAGGAAAGAGCCTGGAACAGGAGAAATCAATTATCTCAATGTTTTCAAGCATATTGATAAGAAAGGCTATAAAGGAATTCTTGGAATGGAGCATGGGAATGCCGGACCTGGCAAAGAGGGGGAGGAGGCTTTGATAGCTGCTTATAGAAAAGTTGATCAGTTTAAATAA
- a CDS encoding Gfo/Idh/MocA family protein yields MKNPSNNPRRDFLKTSALVTGGLMIQPFHIPGAYASGSDVIKLAVIGCGGRGTGAVFQAFDTGHNIKLVAMADAFRDRIDKSYEPIFNKYGKDKVDVPEERKFVGFEGYKEAIKLADVVILAAPPGFRPDHFEESVKQGKQIFMEKPVAVDAVGIRRVLAAAEEAKKKKLNVVVGLQRHYQSNYRETIKRIHDGAVGDIIGGQVYWNDGGVWVNARQPGQTEMEYQMRNWYYFNWLCGDHIVEQHVHNLDVANWVKNSYPVKAYGTGGRQVRTGKDHGEIFDHHSVTFTYADGTVIFSECRHFPGATNRVDERFQGTKGNVYLGGGNQGILKAWDGKDIYNHNRENNPNPYQVEHDELFDAIVKGEYRFADAENAAKSTMTAILGRYATYSGKEISWEEALNSNIDLMPERLAWDALPKVLPKEDGYYPYAIPGMTKVI; encoded by the coding sequence ATGAAAAACCCAAGCAATAATCCTAGAAGGGATTTCTTAAAAACATCTGCCTTGGTGACAGGTGGCCTGATGATACAGCCCTTCCATATACCTGGAGCCTATGCCTCCGGTTCAGATGTAATCAAATTGGCCGTCATTGGCTGTGGTGGAAGGGGCACAGGAGCGGTCTTCCAGGCATTTGATACCGGCCACAATATCAAATTGGTGGCCATGGCAGATGCTTTCCGTGATAGGATTGACAAAAGTTATGAACCTATTTTTAATAAGTACGGAAAAGATAAAGTAGATGTTCCTGAGGAAAGGAAATTCGTAGGTTTTGAAGGGTATAAAGAAGCTATCAAATTGGCCGACGTGGTGATTTTGGCAGCTCCTCCGGGATTTAGGCCGGATCATTTTGAAGAATCTGTCAAACAGGGCAAGCAGATTTTTATGGAAAAGCCTGTTGCAGTAGATGCGGTGGGGATCAGAAGAGTTCTTGCAGCGGCTGAAGAAGCAAAAAAGAAAAAATTGAATGTGGTGGTGGGACTTCAGCGGCATTACCAATCTAATTACCGTGAAACTATCAAAAGAATCCATGATGGGGCGGTGGGAGATATTATCGGTGGACAGGTTTACTGGAATGACGGAGGGGTATGGGTCAATGCCCGTCAACCTGGACAAACTGAGATGGAATATCAAATGCGCAATTGGTACTATTTCAATTGGTTGTGTGGTGACCATATCGTGGAGCAGCATGTACACAATTTGGATGTGGCCAATTGGGTGAAAAACAGCTACCCGGTAAAGGCATATGGAACCGGCGGCAGGCAAGTAAGAACCGGAAAGGATCACGGGGAAATATTTGATCATCATTCGGTTACTTTCACTTATGCCGATGGAACGGTGATCTTTAGTGAATGCAGGCATTTTCCAGGAGCTACCAATAGGGTAGATGAAAGGTTTCAAGGTACCAAAGGTAATGTGTATCTGGGAGGTGGAAACCAAGGTATTTTGAAGGCTTGGGATGGAAAGGATATTTACAACCACAACAGGGAGAATAACCCCAACCCTTACCAAGTGGAACATGATGAATTGTTTGATGCCATTGTGAAGGGAGAATATAGGTTTGCCGATGCAGAAAACGCTGCAAAAAGCACTATGACGGCTATTTTGGGACGATATGCCACCTATTCAGGAAAAGAAATTAGTTGGGAAGAAGCCCTGAATTCCAACATAGACCTGATGCCTGAAAGATTGGCCTGGGATGCTTTGCCCAAAGTACTCCCAAAAGAAGACGGCTATTATCCTTATGCTATACCCGGAATGACAAAAGTTATATAA
- a CDS encoding formylglycine-generating enzyme family protein codes for MRIGKSFYISFSLAVGLLILWSWIAVPFNDFKPYSQKIPDTALSFDMVPIPGGVFEMGSTGANEEMPVHKVELSPFWMGTHEITWDIFELFLDKNFELAVSEKPLSPQVDGLSRPSIPYLDMTFGMGKEHMPAIGMTQYGAIQFCKWLYLKTGIFYRLPTEAEWEYAARAGSKTKYFFGDDPSQLDKYAWFAGNSNGTTHPVGKKLPNPLGLYDILGNVMEWTSDQYVENAYQNRKSGISKDPIVPVQSLYPGAIRGGHYKSEPEDLRTAKRFYSKPDWKRIDPQIPKSQWWFPEAPFLGLRVVRPLHPPSQEEIMAYYNKAPIADY; via the coding sequence ATGAGAATAGGTAAGTCCTTTTATATTTCGTTTTCCTTGGCTGTGGGATTGTTAATCCTTTGGTCCTGGATAGCTGTTCCTTTCAATGATTTCAAACCTTATTCCCAAAAGATCCCGGATACTGCTTTGTCTTTTGATATGGTACCTATACCTGGAGGGGTCTTTGAAATGGGCAGTACCGGAGCAAATGAAGAAATGCCGGTACACAAAGTTGAACTATCGCCCTTTTGGATGGGAACACATGAGATTACATGGGACATATTTGAACTCTTTCTGGATAAAAATTTTGAGCTTGCCGTTTCTGAAAAACCACTTTCCCCACAAGTGGATGGACTTAGCAGGCCCAGTATTCCCTATTTGGATATGACCTTTGGTATGGGCAAAGAGCATATGCCTGCCATAGGCATGACCCAATACGGTGCGATTCAATTTTGCAAATGGCTGTACCTCAAGACCGGTATATTCTATAGATTACCTACCGAGGCAGAATGGGAATATGCCGCCAGAGCAGGGTCCAAAACCAAATATTTCTTTGGTGATGATCCTTCCCAATTAGACAAATATGCCTGGTTTGCCGGTAATTCCAACGGTACTACCCACCCTGTGGGAAAGAAACTTCCAAATCCTTTGGGTTTATATGACATTTTGGGAAATGTAATGGAATGGACCTCAGACCAATATGTGGAAAATGCCTATCAAAACAGAAAATCTGGTATCTCCAAAGACCCTATAGTCCCTGTTCAATCGCTTTATCCCGGGGCCATTCGTGGAGGACATTATAAAAGTGAACCTGAGGATTTGAGGACTGCTAAAAGATTTTACTCCAAACCCGATTGGAAGCGTATTGACCCACAAATCCCAAAAAGTCAATGGTGGTTTCCTGAAGCACCATTTTTAGGTTTAAGGGTGGTCAGGCCCCTTCATCCGCCAAGCCAGGAAGAAATTATGGCTTACTATAATAAGGCACCCATTGCCGATTATTAG
- a CDS encoding vanadium-dependent haloperoxidase: MKSNFLKFLRIRDLAIIFLIFSFCIGSCKPKVKEINYTHVEIAKVIDEVTQVMVHDVTNPPLASRFFAYISLAGLEALSPIYKEGDLVLASIKEYKRPVNKNAVENIDFKLAAILSMLYTAKSIQPSGEKLTIYLNDVKKKALIEGVSRKILSSTEAYSITVADHILDYSKTDGYSKISSLPRYEPSNVIGEWYPTPPGYFPAVEPHFNTLRPFFLDSANQFLTEPPVYYEENVESLFFKLAADVYEQSLTDEKMKIAAFWDCNPFALDDNGHLLIGLKKISPGAHWMGIANIACKQANTNFEKSLEINTVLALTLFDSFISCWDEKYRSNRIRPESAIRKLIDPSYRPFLQTPPFPEYPSGHSVISTASAEVLSRYFGNDFIYIDTVEVKYGLESRRFTSFKQAAEEASISRIYGGIHFKDGITSGQALGEKIGLHVINKLGISNNIFNK; the protein is encoded by the coding sequence ATGAAAAGTAATTTTCTTAAATTTCTTAGAATAAGAGATCTTGCCATTATTTTTTTGATATTTTCTTTTTGTATTGGTTCTTGTAAACCGAAAGTCAAGGAAATAAACTATACCCATGTTGAAATAGCAAAAGTGATAGATGAAGTAACGCAAGTTATGGTACATGATGTGACAAATCCGCCATTAGCAAGCCGATTTTTTGCTTATATTAGTTTAGCTGGTTTGGAGGCCTTAAGCCCTATTTACAAAGAAGGGGACCTGGTTTTAGCGTCAATCAAAGAATACAAGAGACCAGTGAACAAAAATGCAGTTGAAAATATTGATTTCAAATTAGCTGCAATTTTATCTATGCTTTATACAGCGAAATCAATTCAACCATCTGGAGAAAAACTTACGATTTATTTGAATGATGTCAAAAAAAAGGCTTTGATTGAAGGCGTCTCAAGGAAAATATTATCTTCAACAGAAGCATACAGTATAACAGTTGCTGATCATATTCTGGATTATTCTAAAACTGACGGATATTCAAAAATAAGTTCTCTTCCTCGTTATGAGCCAAGTAACGTAATTGGGGAATGGTATCCAACACCCCCAGGTTATTTTCCAGCGGTTGAGCCTCATTTTAATACCCTCAGACCATTTTTTTTAGATTCCGCAAACCAATTTTTAACAGAACCACCTGTTTATTATGAGGAAAATGTAGAAAGCCTATTTTTTAAACTTGCAGCAGATGTTTATGAGCAATCTTTAACAGATGAAAAGATGAAAATTGCTGCTTTTTGGGATTGTAATCCGTTTGCTCTTGATGATAATGGACACTTATTGATTGGACTCAAAAAAATCTCGCCTGGTGCTCATTGGATGGGTATTGCCAATATAGCTTGTAAGCAAGCAAATACAAACTTTGAAAAAAGTTTAGAAATAAATACTGTCTTAGCCCTGACACTTTTTGATTCATTTATTTCTTGTTGGGATGAAAAATATAGAAGCAATAGAATAAGGCCTGAATCGGCTATTAGGAAACTAATAGACCCAAGTTACAGGCCATTTTTGCAAACACCTCCTTTTCCTGAATATCCAAGTGGCCATTCCGTAATATCTACTGCATCTGCCGAGGTTCTTTCAAGGTATTTTGGAAACGATTTCATTTACATTGATACAGTTGAAGTTAAGTATGGACTTGAATCTAGAAGATTTACATCTTTTAAACAAGCAGCAGAAGAGGCTTCAATTTCTAGAATATATGGAGGAATTCATTTCAAAGATGGTATAACTTCTGGACAGGCCTTGGGTGAAAAAATTGGTTTACATGTAATAAACAAACTAGGGATAAGTAACAATATCTTCAATAAATGA
- a CDS encoding VCBS repeat-containing protein encodes MSIYYFLYYRAIFLIFILGVISCQNFKNYSSNEVKQGPRIFELLSPVESGISFRNQLTEGLNTNVLMYEYFYNGGGVAIGDLNNDGLDDIYFTGNMVSNALYLNRGDLKFDDITDIAGVGGREGPWTTGVTMADVNGDGWLDIYVCYSGNLPPEKRKNQLFIHQGLDKNGMPIFEEKSEVFGLDIDSYSTQALFFDFDLDGDLDMFLLNHNPKSLPVLDESSTKDLLSRKDPSGSQLFRNDQGKFIEITEAAGIKNSALSYGLGVGAADLNGNGYLDIYVSNDYTATDYLYFNNGDGTFSELSQYALGHISQFSMGNELADFNNDGLIDIYTLDMLPEDNRRQKLLMSPDNFEKYQFIVNVGLHHQYMRNMLHLNNGNGRFSEIGQISGVSNTDWSWAALFADFDNDGWKDLFVSNGYRRDYTNLDFLRYMGDFIQNHRGNLKRENILELVSKIPASDISNYVFKNNREEGFINVTKDWGLFNPVNSNGAAYADLDNDGDLELIINNVDSPAFIYKNQTQETLPLNWLQIELKGDGENQFGIGARIYLYEGNNLQMQEQMPTRGYQSSVSYKIHFGLGSISEIDSLVIIWPGGKSETVKNIKSNSRLILDQRNSKNQELRNSEKTGKPIFRNSDSIGEIVHSSIFNDFKRQPLVPNPISGTKLAMANGDLNGDGLEDIVVGGFIGQSVQIFFQNRNGVFHNVTKEKSVDNSINFEDTAALIFDANGDGRMDIYIGSGGYGNLIPNDLRLQDRLYLNDGNGDFYRKEDALPIMLSPTNVVISSDFDNDGFPDLFIGSGVIPGHYPLSSNSYILKNKKDGFFEDVTSKYFPELKNFGIVKDAKWFDLNGDGQEELILVGEWMPISIYAFNGGRFVNVTSKYLEQEYRGWWNTVELEEVGGQKVLIVGNYGLNSQFKASIDEPLQLFFKDFDQNGSIDPILTSYVNGISYPFLTRDELLDHFTFLRSKFNSYESYADAKIDDIFSKDELKGAGHLKAYYLDTKMFVLGKDNFFQEVKLPIQVQYAPTHKVVFIDHFGEEYLLFLGNQEKSRLRIGKIDANFGVLISIKDLNNPKYIPQNKSGFNIAGESRNAVKIGKNKVVVNVLDSSLQVYEK; translated from the coding sequence ATGAGTATCTACTACTTCCTTTATTATAGAGCTATATTTCTAATATTTATTTTAGGAGTTATATCCTGCCAAAATTTTAAAAATTATTCTAGCAATGAGGTTAAACAAGGTCCAAGAATTTTTGAATTGTTGAGTCCAGTTGAATCTGGTATAAGCTTCCGTAATCAACTTACGGAGGGTCTTAATACCAATGTTTTGATGTATGAGTATTTTTATAATGGTGGTGGGGTTGCTATTGGCGATCTAAACAATGATGGGTTGGATGATATATATTTTACAGGAAATATGGTTTCCAACGCATTATACTTAAACAGAGGCGATTTAAAATTTGATGATATTACAGATATAGCAGGTGTCGGAGGGAGAGAAGGTCCGTGGACGACAGGTGTAACAATGGCAGATGTTAATGGAGATGGTTGGTTGGATATTTATGTTTGTTATTCGGGTAATCTTCCACCTGAAAAAAGAAAAAATCAGTTATTTATTCATCAGGGATTAGATAAAAACGGAATGCCCATATTTGAAGAAAAGTCAGAAGTATTTGGACTTGATATTGACTCTTATTCAACTCAGGCCCTTTTTTTTGATTTTGATTTAGATGGTGATTTGGATATGTTCTTACTTAACCATAATCCGAAATCCCTGCCAGTACTTGATGAATCAAGTACTAAAGATCTTTTAAGTAGAAAAGATCCTTCTGGTTCCCAACTTTTCAGAAATGATCAAGGTAAATTTATTGAAATTACTGAAGCGGCAGGTATAAAGAATTCTGCTCTTTCATATGGGCTTGGCGTTGGGGCAGCAGATTTAAATGGTAATGGTTATCTGGACATTTATGTAAGTAATGATTATACAGCAACTGATTACCTTTATTTTAACAATGGTGATGGAACATTTTCTGAACTTAGTCAATATGCATTGGGGCATATTTCGCAGTTTTCAATGGGGAATGAGTTGGCAGATTTTAATAATGATGGTCTAATTGATATTTATACTTTAGACATGTTGCCAGAGGATAATCGACGACAAAAATTATTGATGAGCCCAGATAATTTTGAGAAATACCAATTTATTGTAAATGTGGGATTGCATCACCAATACATGAGAAACATGCTTCACCTAAACAATGGGAACGGCCGGTTTAGTGAAATTGGCCAAATTTCTGGTGTTTCAAATACTGATTGGAGTTGGGCTGCATTGTTTGCTGATTTTGATAATGATGGTTGGAAAGATTTATTTGTCAGTAACGGATATAGAAGAGATTATACAAACTTAGATTTTTTAAGGTATATGGGTGATTTTATTCAGAATCATAGAGGGAATTTAAAACGTGAAAATATTCTTGAATTGGTATCAAAGATTCCGGCATCCGACATTTCAAATTATGTGTTTAAAAATAATAGAGAAGAAGGTTTTATAAATGTAACAAAAGATTGGGGTCTTTTTAATCCTGTCAACAGCAATGGTGCTGCTTACGCTGATTTAGATAATGATGGAGATCTTGAACTAATTATTAATAATGTTGATTCTCCAGCCTTCATTTATAAAAATCAGACTCAGGAAACCCTACCTTTAAATTGGCTTCAGATAGAACTAAAGGGAGATGGGGAAAATCAATTTGGTATTGGAGCTAGAATTTATCTTTATGAAGGAAATAATCTTCAAATGCAAGAACAGATGCCTACAAGAGGATATCAATCAAGTGTTTCTTATAAAATTCATTTTGGATTAGGTTCCATTTCAGAAATAGATTCTTTGGTTATTATATGGCCAGGTGGAAAGTCAGAAACTGTTAAAAATATTAAAAGTAATTCAAGACTTATATTGGATCAAAGAAATTCTAAAAATCAAGAATTGAGAAATTCTGAAAAAACAGGAAAACCAATTTTTAGGAATTCAGATTCAATAGGTGAGATTGTTCATTCCTCAATTTTCAATGATTTCAAAAGACAACCCTTGGTACCAAACCCAATTTCAGGTACAAAACTTGCAATGGCAAATGGTGATTTAAATGGTGATGGATTGGAGGATATAGTAGTTGGAGGTTTTATTGGTCAATCAGTTCAAATTTTTTTTCAAAATAGAAATGGTGTTTTCCATAATGTAACAAAAGAAAAAAGTGTTGATAATTCTATTAATTTTGAAGATACTGCCGCTTTAATTTTTGATGCAAATGGTGATGGACGGATGGATATTTATATAGGAAGCGGAGGATATGGTAATTTAATTCCAAATGATTTAAGATTGCAAGATAGGCTTTACCTTAATGATGGTAATGGTGATTTCTATAGAAAAGAAGATGCCTTGCCGATAATGCTTTCTCCAACTAATGTTGTGATTTCCAGTGATTTTGATAATGATGGTTTTCCGGATTTATTTATCGGATCAGGTGTAATTCCAGGTCACTACCCTCTTTCATCTAACAGTTATATTTTGAAAAATAAAAAAGACGGATTTTTTGAGGATGTTACATCTAAATATTTTCCTGAATTAAAAAATTTTGGAATAGTAAAAGATGCGAAATGGTTTGATCTAAATGGTGATGGCCAAGAAGAGTTAATTCTTGTTGGTGAATGGATGCCAATTTCAATTTATGCATTCAATGGAGGAAGATTTGTAAATGTTACTTCAAAATATTTGGAGCAAGAATATAGAGGATGGTGGAATACAGTTGAACTTGAGGAAGTCGGAGGTCAAAAGGTACTTATAGTAGGTAATTATGGGCTTAATAGCCAATTCAAGGCAAGTATTGATGAACCTCTTCAGCTATTTTTTAAAGATTTTGACCAAAACGGTTCTATTGACCCAATCTTAACTTCTTATGTAAATGGGATTTCTTATCCATTTCTCACAAGGGATGAATTATTGGACCATTTCACATTTTTAAGATCTAAATTTAATTCTTACGAAAGTTATGCGGATGCGAAAATAGATGATATCTTTTCAAAAGATGAGCTAAAGGGAGCAGGCCATCTTAAAGCATACTATTTAGACACTAAAATGTTTGTTTTGGGAAAAGATAATTTCTTTCAAGAAGTTAAACTTCCTATTCAAGTCCAATATGCCCCTACACATAAAGTGGTGTTTATTGATCATTTTGGTGAGGAATATTTATTGTTTCTAGGGAATCAAGAAAAATCAAGGTTAAGAATAGGGAAGATTGATGCTAATTTCGGGGTCTTGATAAGTATAAAGGATTTAAATAATCCAAAATACATTCCTCAAAATAAATCAGGGTTCAATATTGCAGGTGAAAGTCGAAATGCTGTAAAAATTGGAAAAAATAAGGTAGTTGTTAATGTTTTAGATAGTTCACTTCAAGTTTATGAAAAGTAA